A section of the Spirosoma pollinicola genome encodes:
- the hisB gene encoding bifunctional histidinol-phosphatase/imidazoleglycerol-phosphate dehydratase HisB: MQKIVFVDRDGTLIAEPQPDQQVDSLAKLDYIPKAISAMRKIAEETDYELVMVTNQDGLGTDSFPEDTFWPAHMKMMDTFAGENVNFSSVHIDRHFPRDNSSTRKPGIGMLTQYFESPYDLANSYVIGDRLTDVQLAINLGAKAILFLPPNGLSTVQSADVDGLTEAMQNAIVLKTSDWDEIYEFLRLPARTATVERTTKETQIQVDLNLDGRGRADIHTGLGFFDHMLDQVAKHSGADLTIRVNGDLHIDEHHTIEDTALALGEAYRRALGDKRGISRYGFLLPMDEALAQVGIDFSGRPWLVWNAEFRREKIGDMPTEMFYHFFKSFSDTALCNLNIKVEGDNEHHKIEAIFKAFAKSIKMAVRRDINELDNMPSTKGVL; encoded by the coding sequence ATGCAAAAGATAGTATTTGTTGACCGCGACGGAACGCTCATTGCTGAGCCACAGCCCGATCAGCAGGTTGACTCCCTAGCCAAACTCGACTATATTCCGAAAGCAATTTCGGCAATGCGTAAAATTGCCGAAGAAACAGACTATGAACTGGTTATGGTAACAAACCAGGACGGCCTCGGCACCGATTCTTTTCCCGAAGATACGTTCTGGCCTGCTCATATGAAAATGATGGACACGTTTGCTGGTGAAAATGTCAACTTTTCGTCCGTTCATATCGACCGCCATTTCCCACGTGATAATTCGTCTACCCGGAAACCCGGCATTGGTATGTTGACTCAGTATTTTGAGTCTCCCTATGACCTGGCCAATAGCTATGTCATTGGCGACCGGCTCACCGATGTTCAACTGGCTATAAACCTCGGCGCAAAGGCAATTTTATTCTTGCCACCCAACGGTCTATCGACTGTTCAGAGCGCCGATGTGGATGGACTGACAGAGGCTATGCAAAATGCCATTGTGCTTAAAACTAGCGACTGGGATGAAATTTATGAATTTCTTCGTTTGCCTGCCCGCACCGCTACCGTTGAACGCACGACCAAAGAGACTCAGATTCAGGTCGACCTGAATCTCGACGGGCGTGGTCGTGCCGATATCCACACGGGTCTTGGCTTTTTCGATCATATGCTCGACCAGGTGGCGAAACACTCCGGTGCCGACCTTACCATACGTGTCAACGGCGATCTGCACATTGACGAACACCATACTATTGAAGATACCGCGCTGGCGCTGGGTGAAGCCTACCGGCGGGCTCTCGGCGACAAACGTGGCATTAGTCGATATGGTTTTTTATTGCCAATGGATGAAGCACTGGCGCAAGTTGGCATTGATTTTTCCGGTCGCCCCTGGCTGGTCTGGAATGCCGAATTTCGACGGGAAAAAATAGGCGATATGCCCACAGAGATGTTTTATCATTTCTTCAAATCATTCTCGGACACAGCCCTTTGTAACCTGAATATTAAGGTAGAAGGCGATAATGAGCACCATAAGATCGAAGCTATTTTTAAGGCGTTTGCTAAGTCGATCAAAATGGCAGTTCGCCGTGATATTAATGAACTTGACAACATGCCGAGTACAAAAGGCGTGTTATAA
- a CDS encoding 1-acyl-sn-glycerol-3-phosphate acyltransferase, whose protein sequence is MLSTLTRWLFKVWGWRIAGSVPIVPKAIWTVAPHTTNWDFLIGLGIRPTIHIWIQFLAKSSLFSWYSGWLFRAFGGTPVYRDKSNNLVDAMADVFNQNERLHICVAPEGTRSNVSKLKTGFYYIALKANVPLILVGFDWPRKLVILSEPVYLTGNYEKDMLPFYQFFSQVHGIKKDWLRKWEATGVVE, encoded by the coding sequence ATGCTGAGTACCCTTACCCGTTGGTTATTTAAAGTTTGGGGATGGCGGATTGCAGGTTCTGTTCCGATCGTACCAAAAGCGATTTGGACCGTTGCTCCGCACACAACCAACTGGGATTTTTTAATTGGTCTGGGCATTCGCCCAACCATTCATATCTGGATCCAGTTTCTGGCCAAAAGCTCCCTATTCTCCTGGTATTCAGGTTGGTTGTTTCGAGCCTTTGGCGGCACTCCCGTTTACCGGGACAAATCGAATAACTTAGTCGACGCCATGGCCGACGTTTTTAACCAGAACGAGCGTCTTCATATCTGCGTCGCCCCCGAAGGCACCCGCAGCAATGTATCCAAGCTAAAAACGGGTTTCTACTACATTGCCCTCAAGGCTAACGTACCCCTTATTCTGGTTGGCTTCGACTGGCCCCGCAAGCTCGTCATCCTGAGCGAGCCTGTCTACCTGACCGGTAATTACGAAAAAGATATGCTGCCTTTCTACCAGTTTTTTTCCCAGGTCCATGGCATCAAAAAAGACTGGCTGAGAAAATGGGAAGCGACAGGTGTCGTTGAGTGA